In Paracoccus jeotgali, the following are encoded in one genomic region:
- a CDS encoding TRAP transporter large permease yields the protein MTGVMFAGLLAIGMPVAFVLLAAAFVFMFATGNFAVLDAIPQILFSGLEVFDLLAIPLFILLGELMNSGGITTRLIAAAKLILGRLPHALAYVCLTANLMLASIMGSATAQIAVMTRVMVPEMEQDGYSRGFATALTAAAGMLGPVIPPSMIFIIYGVIAQVSVADMFIAGILPGILLFALLVLLVTLRAPRQTVHSENAAPAQPADPWRVLGAAAAGLLIPVVIVLGISFGVVTPTESAALATAIAVILGVAVYRALHWRDVSGILTRTALNSALVLFLIATAKVFGWLLTYAHVPQELATFLQGMTSNATVFLLLVFLLGIGIGAFLDGIAALIIMVPILLPMATAIYGIDPIHFGVVICMTLTIGLLTPPVGTGLYIAVAVVDLPFLTLVREILPFVLVTMLVVVLIALWPALTLWLL from the coding sequence ATGACCGGCGTGATGTTCGCGGGTCTGCTCGCCATCGGCATGCCGGTGGCCTTCGTGCTGCTCGCCGCGGCATTCGTCTTCATGTTCGCGACCGGCAATTTCGCCGTTCTGGACGCGATTCCGCAGATCCTCTTCAGCGGGCTCGAGGTCTTCGACCTGCTCGCGATCCCGCTTTTCATCCTGCTGGGCGAGTTGATGAACAGCGGGGGCATCACCACCCGCCTTATCGCTGCCGCCAAGCTGATCCTGGGCCGCCTGCCGCATGCACTGGCCTACGTCTGCCTGACGGCCAACCTGATGCTGGCCTCGATCATGGGCTCGGCGACCGCGCAGATCGCGGTGATGACCCGGGTGATGGTCCCCGAGATGGAGCAGGACGGCTATAGCCGCGGCTTTGCCACCGCCCTGACCGCTGCCGCCGGGATGCTGGGCCCGGTCATCCCCCCCTCGATGATCTTCATCATCTATGGGGTCATCGCTCAGGTCTCGGTGGCGGACATGTTCATCGCGGGGATCCTGCCCGGTATCCTGCTGTTTGCGCTGCTGGTCCTGCTGGTCACGCTGCGCGCGCCCCGGCAGACGGTTCACAGCGAAAACGCTGCCCCGGCGCAGCCTGCCGACCCCTGGCGAGTTCTCGGCGCAGCGGCGGCCGGGCTGCTGATCCCTGTGGTGATCGTGCTGGGGATTTCATTCGGGGTCGTGACGCCGACCGAATCCGCGGCTTTGGCGACGGCAATCGCGGTCATTCTGGGGGTGGCGGTCTACCGGGCGCTGCATTGGCGTGACGTGTCGGGGATACTGACGCGAACGGCCCTGAACTCGGCACTGGTCCTGTTCCTGATCGCGACCGCCAAGGTGTTCGGCTGGCTGCTGACCTATGCCCATGTGCCGCAAGAGCTGGCGACCTTCCTGCAAGGGATGACGTCGAACGCGACTGTCTTCCTGCTGCTGGTGTTCCTGCTAGGGATCGGGATCGGCGCGTTCCTGGATGGCATTGCGGCGCTGATCATCATGGTCCCGATCCTGCTGCCGATGGCCACCGCAATCTATGGGATCGACCCGATCCATTTCGGCGTCGTGATCTGCATGACGCTGACCATCGGTCTGCTGACGCCGCCAGTGGGAACCGGTCTCTATATCGCCGTCGCGGTGGTGGATCTGCCGTTCCTGACGCTGGTCCGCGAGATCCTGCCATTTGTGCTGGTGACGATGCTGGTCGTGGTCCTGATCGCCCTATGGCCGGCCCTGACACTTTGGCTGCTGTGA
- a CDS encoding TRAP transporter small permease, with amino-acid sequence MRQIRQLSTALTASSHALARLELWLCQILIVAFSTLLLVNVTMRYTVSAPIYFAEELAVYILIWMAFLAIAATIARQEMIALTFVADLASRRLRRGLHILVDLIVLGMVVALAWVSWRWLQSPAMQFEQALTLGMVKRPFYAIVPIFFSLATLHTAANLLRHLTPPTPEDRPPVHATLERAP; translated from the coding sequence ATGAGGCAGATCCGCCAGCTATCCACGGCGCTGACCGCGTCCAGTCACGCGCTCGCGCGGCTTGAACTCTGGCTTTGCCAGATCCTGATCGTGGCCTTCTCGACCCTGCTGCTGGTCAATGTCACGATGCGCTATACGGTGTCGGCGCCGATCTATTTCGCCGAAGAGCTAGCCGTCTACATTCTGATCTGGATGGCGTTTCTGGCAATCGCCGCGACCATCGCGAGACAAGAGATGATCGCCCTGACCTTTGTGGCCGATCTGGCGTCGCGACGGTTGCGCCGGGGGCTGCATATCCTCGTCGATCTGATCGTGCTCGGCATGGTGGTGGCGCTGGCATGGGTCAGTTGGCGCTGGCTGCAGTCACCTGCCATGCAGTTCGAGCAGGCCTTGACGCTGGGAATGGTCAAGCGGCCCTTCTATGCCATCGTGCCCATCTTCTTTAGCCTCGCGACCCTGCATACCGCGGCCAATCTGCTGCGTCACCTGACGCCGCCGACGCCTGAAGACCGCCCACCCGTCCACGCCACGCTGGAGCGCGCACCATGA
- a CDS encoding TRAP transporter substrate-binding protein, with translation MVAAGASLSLAASAASAQSVEYRLGTGTPPSHVWTKAAERLAEQVGEKSGGEIKISVFPAAQLGPESDLLQQMQVGVLDMSIVSAAAASARGPAFLAWFSPFAFADVEEAIAASKGETAQEILETLKPQGIRGLGYVFAGMRHILTTNKAATTLDDLAQKKIRITPFPGMQVWWAAAGAVPTPVQLADVYQSLDSGLLDGVDIDLDALVGQSLQQVAKHLTVSNHMAFPGVVMINENSWGKMSAEQQEIFDTVLDETLSWASDLQIETEQRLLSQLEGEIEVVRLEDAKSVFSTANKAFDDAFEKIPEVAKFQSEIAQ, from the coding sequence GTGGTCGCAGCCGGCGCCTCGCTGTCCCTCGCCGCATCCGCTGCATCCGCCCAGTCGGTCGAATATCGGCTGGGCACAGGCACACCGCCCTCGCACGTCTGGACCAAGGCCGCTGAACGTCTGGCAGAACAGGTCGGCGAGAAATCGGGTGGAGAGATCAAGATCTCGGTCTTTCCGGCAGCCCAGCTAGGCCCCGAAAGCGATCTGCTGCAGCAGATGCAGGTCGGCGTCCTCGACATGAGCATTGTCAGCGCCGCAGCGGCAAGCGCGCGCGGACCGGCCTTCCTCGCCTGGTTCTCGCCCTTTGCCTTTGCCGATGTCGAAGAGGCCATCGCCGCTTCGAAAGGCGAAACCGCGCAGGAGATCCTCGAGACGTTGAAGCCGCAGGGGATACGCGGGCTCGGCTATGTGTTCGCCGGCATGCGGCATATCCTGACCACCAACAAGGCGGCGACAACGCTTGACGATCTGGCGCAAAAGAAAATCCGCATCACCCCCTTCCCCGGCATGCAGGTCTGGTGGGCCGCTGCGGGTGCCGTGCCGACACCGGTGCAACTGGCGGACGTCTATCAGTCGCTCGATTCCGGCCTGCTGGACGGCGTCGACATCGATCTGGATGCCCTGGTCGGCCAGTCGCTGCAGCAGGTGGCCAAGCATCTGACGGTGAGTAATCACATGGCCTTCCCCGGCGTTGTGATGATCAACGAGAACTCTTGGGGAAAGATGTCGGCGGAACAGCAGGAAATCTTCGATACGGTTCTGGACGAGACGCTGTCCTGGGCATCGGACCTGCAGATCGAGACCGAACAGAGACTTCTGTCGCAGCTCGAAGGCGAGATCGAGGTCGTCCGTCTGGAGGATGCAAAAAGCGTCTTCAGCACCGCGAACAAGGCCTTTGACGACGCCTTTGAAAAAATCCCCGAAGTCGCGAAGTTCCAGAGCGAGATCGCCCAGTAA
- a CDS encoding flavin reductase family protein has protein sequence MHFDLDQIDPKIGYKLMTSTVTPRPIAWVTTLAPQGTVNAAPYSFFNVMGHTPPTLVLGLLADPDKGFKDTAANILDGGEFVVNLVSEPLAAQMNITTMDAPRGFSELDAAGLTPLASRHVAPPQIAEAPVSFECQTFSTLVTGPHQAIAIGRILSIRIDDAFVLDAERGYVDTPAMQLIARMHGSGWYARSTALFQMTRPTFADWQSGAMPGADAKNE, from the coding sequence ATGCATTTTGACCTCGATCAGATCGATCCAAAAATCGGCTACAAGCTGATGACCTCGACCGTCACGCCGCGCCCCATCGCTTGGGTGACCACGCTGGCGCCGCAAGGGACGGTGAACGCCGCGCCCTACAGCTTTTTCAACGTCATGGGCCACACCCCGCCGACGCTGGTGCTGGGACTGCTGGCTGATCCGGACAAGGGATTCAAGGACACCGCCGCCAACATCCTAGACGGCGGCGAGTTCGTGGTGAACCTGGTGTCAGAGCCGCTGGCCGCGCAGATGAACATCACCACCATGGACGCCCCGCGCGGGTTCAGCGAGCTTGACGCCGCCGGCCTGACGCCGCTGGCGTCGCGCCACGTCGCGCCGCCCCAGATCGCCGAGGCGCCGGTGTCCTTCGAATGTCAGACCTTCTCGACGCTGGTGACCGGCCCGCATCAGGCCATCGCCATCGGCCGCATCCTGTCGATCCGCATCGACGACGCCTTCGTGCTGGACGCGGAACGCGGCTATGTCGACACCCCCGCCATGCAGCTGATCGCGCGGATGCATGGCAGCGGCTGGTATGCGCGCAGCACCGCCCTATTCCAGATGACGCGCCCCACCTTTGCCGACTGGCAGTCCGGCGCGATGCCGGGCGCCGATGCCAAGAATGAATGA
- a CDS encoding nitrilase-related carbon-nitrogen hydrolase produces the protein MSPAALYHGMDAATLDREYNARDSVASFDDEQALYVRHSQIVSAEVPHHAGLVYDEVSGEALDLYGAAPGRPLFVWIHGGYWRGGSRVDNAFAALGLVRSGVAVAVIDYTLAPAADLDEIVRQVRAVIQWLYRHGADYGLDVSRIHVGGSSAGGHLVGTLLMPDWQHPLGLPQDIIGVALALSGLHDLTPLRHTQVNDWMRFTDAQIADLSPMAQIPDRSTAHVIASVGGRETSEFRRQTEDFVSAWRKAGHRATPIAMPEHNHFNIALSLTDPDSPLVTAVRAAIFKETRMAPFTAAVAQIASVPDDPKATADKIVRTIHDAAEKGARLIVFPEAVLGGYPKGASFGAPIGLRKPEGRAAFAAYHQAAVDLDGPEIASIAAATAETGVFAVIGCIERDGGTLYCTALYFDGANGLVNTHRKLMPTAGERLIWGFGDGSTLEAVDSPLGRIGAVICWENYMPALRMHMYAQGVTLYCAPTADDRDTWVPTMQHVALEGRCFVLTSCQYITRGAYPDTHESALGDDPDTVMMRGGSAIIDPTGKVIAGPDFEGETVLYAEIDPDLVTRGKYDFDVTGHYARPDIFELRVDDRRKPAVRRASDTDRP, from the coding sequence ATGAGCCCCGCCGCCCTTTATCACGGCATGGACGCCGCCACGCTGGACCGCGAATACAACGCCCGCGACAGCGTGGCGTCGTTCGATGACGAGCAGGCGCTGTATGTCCGGCACAGTCAGATCGTCAGCGCCGAGGTGCCGCACCACGCCGGGCTGGTCTATGACGAGGTCTCGGGCGAGGCGCTGGATCTGTATGGCGCCGCACCCGGCCGGCCGCTTTTCGTCTGGATCCATGGCGGCTATTGGCGCGGCGGGTCGCGCGTGGACAACGCCTTTGCCGCCTTAGGTCTGGTCAGATCCGGCGTCGCGGTGGCCGTGATCGATTACACGCTGGCACCGGCGGCGGATCTTGACGAGATCGTGCGTCAGGTCCGGGCGGTGATCCAATGGCTCTACCGGCATGGCGCGGATTACGGGCTGGATGTCTCGCGCATTCATGTTGGCGGATCATCCGCCGGCGGGCATCTGGTCGGGACCTTGCTGATGCCGGACTGGCAGCACCCCCTCGGCCTGCCGCAGGATATTATCGGCGTCGCGCTGGCGTTGAGCGGGCTGCACGATCTGACGCCGCTACGTCACACGCAGGTCAATGACTGGATGCGCTTTACCGATGCCCAGATCGCCGATCTGTCGCCCATGGCGCAGATCCCCGATCGCAGCACGGCGCATGTGATCGCCTCGGTCGGCGGGCGCGAGACGTCCGAGTTCCGGCGCCAGACCGAGGATTTCGTCTCCGCGTGGCGCAAGGCGGGCCATCGCGCCACCCCGATCGCCATGCCCGAGCACAATCATTTCAACATCGCTCTCAGCCTCACGGACCCGGACTCGCCCCTCGTCACGGCGGTCCGCGCGGCCATCTTCAAGGAGACCCGAATGGCGCCCTTTACCGCGGCGGTCGCGCAGATCGCCTCTGTCCCCGACGATCCCAAGGCCACCGCCGACAAGATCGTCCGCACCATTCACGACGCCGCCGAAAAAGGCGCGCGGCTGATCGTCTTCCCCGAGGCCGTGCTGGGCGGCTATCCCAAGGGCGCCAGCTTCGGCGCCCCCATCGGCCTGCGCAAACCCGAAGGCCGGGCGGCCTTTGCCGCCTATCATCAGGCCGCCGTAGATCTGGACGGCCCCGAAATCGCCAGCATCGCCGCCGCCACGGCCGAGACCGGCGTCTTCGCCGTCATCGGCTGCATCGAACGCGATGGCGGCACGCTGTATTGCACGGCGCTTTATTTCGACGGCGCGAACGGGCTGGTCAACACCCACCGCAAGCTGATGCCGACGGCGGGCGAGAGGTTGATCTGGGGCTTCGGCGATGGCTCGACGCTGGAAGCGGTCGACAGCCCGCTGGGGCGCATCGGCGCCGTGATCTGCTGGGAGAACTACATGCCCGCCCTGCGGATGCACATGTATGCCCAAGGCGTCACGCTGTATTGCGCGCCGACCGCCGACGACCGCGACACCTGGGTGCCCACCATGCAGCATGTGGCGTTAGAGGGGCGGTGCTTCGTGCTGACCTCGTGCCAGTACATCACCCGCGGCGCCTATCCCGACACGCATGAATCGGCCTTGGGCGACGACCCCGACACGGTAATGATGCGCGGCGGCTCGGCCATCATCGACCCGACCGGCAAGGTCATCGCCGGCCCCGATTTCGAAGGCGAGACGGTCCTCTATGCCGAGATCGACCCCGACCTCGTGACGCGCGGCAAATACGATTTCGACGTCACCGGCCATTACGCCCGGCCCGACATCTTCGAGCTGCGGGTCGACGACCGGCGCAAGCCCGCCGTCCGCCGCGCATCCGACACCGACCGGCCCTAA
- a CDS encoding fumarylacetoacetate hydrolase family protein, which yields MKLATYRASVEASARLGIIAGDQIIDCEALGAALGEDFPATMLDLIDLGPAGLAVVQQALDEVDGDWPIGIAVPLSNVRLLAPIPRPRKNIFGIGLNYVEHVAESAKTLDTSRELPDKPVVFTKPPTAVIGPGDAIQHNAAMTQQLDWEVELAVIIGSTACRVAADNAMAHVFGYSVMVDVSARDNRRAGQWIFSKGQDTYAPFGPVIVTADEIDDPHDLTLWLNVNGVEKQRSNTRHLLFDIPTLIADISTGMTLEPGDIIATGTPEGVGAGRDPQEWMWPGDVIECGVDGIGTLRNPVVAIGPVGQR from the coding sequence GTGAAACTTGCGACCTATCGCGCCTCGGTCGAGGCATCGGCACGTCTGGGCATCATCGCGGGCGACCAGATCATCGATTGCGAGGCGCTTGGGGCGGCCCTGGGCGAGGATTTCCCCGCCACCATGCTGGACCTGATCGACCTTGGTCCGGCCGGTCTGGCGGTGGTCCAGCAGGCGCTGGACGAGGTCGATGGCGACTGGCCCATCGGCATCGCGGTGCCGCTGTCGAATGTCCGCCTGCTGGCGCCGATCCCGCGGCCGCGCAAGAACATCTTCGGCATCGGCCTGAACTATGTCGAGCATGTCGCGGAATCCGCCAAGACCCTCGATACCTCGCGCGAATTGCCGGACAAGCCGGTGGTGTTCACCAAGCCGCCAACGGCGGTGATCGGGCCGGGCGACGCCATCCAGCACAATGCCGCCATGACCCAGCAGCTCGATTGGGAGGTCGAGCTTGCGGTCATCATCGGCAGCACGGCGTGCCGCGTCGCGGCGGACAACGCCATGGCACATGTGTTCGGCTATTCGGTGATGGTCGATGTCAGCGCGCGGGACAACCGGCGGGCGGGGCAGTGGATCTTTTCCAAGGGGCAGGACACCTATGCCCCCTTTGGCCCGGTCATCGTCACCGCGGACGAGATCGACGATCCGCATGACCTGACCCTGTGGCTGAACGTCAACGGCGTGGAAAAGCAGCGCTCCAACACAAGGCACCTGCTGTTCGACATCCCGACGCTGATTGCCGATATCTCGACCGGGATGACGCTGGAACCCGGCGACATCATCGCCACCGGCACGCCCGAGGGCGTCGGCGCGGGCCGCGATCCGCAGGAATGGATGTGGCCCGGCGACGTCATCGAATGCGGCGTCGACGGCATCGGCACCCTGCGCAACCCGGTCGTGGCCATCGGCCCGGTGGGACAGCGTTGA
- a CDS encoding cupin domain-containing protein, whose protein sequence is MTRQRENYREDVAGRANVEDTPELLAYYDELERFDAGALWTVANKIEPWEPQSTSKPVIWRYADLRAHVLRSVDLVTPEKAGRRVIYLNNPGRQDVSAAVGWLYSGLQVMHPGEVASAHRHSATAVRFIIEGRGAYTVVDGHKMTLGANDFVLTPNGTWHEHGVAEDGSPCIWQDGLDIPLMNALEANFYEVHPDLNQAVAHPVDDMTKTWGNAGLLPSGGDWDKAYSPMYKYEWAPTYDALQKYAAVTDGSPFDGVMMEYVNPHSGGPVTQTMGASMQMLRPGERTKAHRHTGSYLYHVTKGAGHSIINGTRFDWKEHDIFCVPSWAWHEHANASDREDACLFCLNDLPVMRSLGIYREQAFGENGGHQPV, encoded by the coding sequence ATGACCAGACAGCGAGAGAATTACCGCGAGGATGTCGCAGGCCGCGCCAATGTCGAGGATACGCCCGAACTGCTGGCCTATTACGACGAGCTCGAGCGTTTCGACGCCGGCGCCTTGTGGACCGTGGCCAACAAGATCGAACCGTGGGAGCCGCAATCGACCTCGAAGCCGGTGATCTGGCGCTATGCCGACCTGCGCGCGCATGTGCTGCGATCGGTCGATCTGGTGACGCCGGAAAAGGCCGGGCGGCGTGTCATCTATCTGAACAATCCGGGCCGGCAGGACGTGTCGGCGGCGGTGGGCTGGCTGTATTCCGGACTGCAGGTGATGCACCCGGGCGAGGTCGCCTCGGCCCATCGCCATTCCGCGACCGCCGTGCGCTTCATCATCGAGGGGCGCGGCGCCTATACGGTCGTCGATGGGCACAAGATGACGCTTGGCGCCAATGACTTCGTGCTGACCCCGAACGGCACATGGCACGAACATGGCGTGGCCGAGGACGGCTCGCCCTGCATCTGGCAGGACGGGCTGGACATTCCGCTGATGAACGCGCTCGAGGCGAATTTCTACGAGGTGCATCCCGATCTGAATCAGGCGGTGGCCCATCCGGTCGATGACATGACCAAGACCTGGGGCAATGCCGGCCTGTTGCCCTCGGGCGGGGACTGGGACAAGGCCTATTCGCCCATGTACAAGTATGAATGGGCGCCGACCTATGACGCGCTGCAGAAATACGCGGCGGTCACCGATGGCTCTCCCTTTGACGGAGTGATGATGGAATATGTCAATCCGCACAGCGGCGGGCCGGTAACGCAGACCATGGGGGCGTCGATGCAGATGCTGCGGCCGGGCGAGCGGACCAAGGCGCACCGTCATACCGGCAGCTATCTGTACCACGTCACCAAGGGCGCCGGTCATTCGATCATCAACGGCACCCGCTTTGACTGGAAGGAACACGACATCTTCTGCGTGCCGTCCTGGGCCTGGCACGAACATGCCAATGCCTCGGATCGCGAGGATGCCTGCCTGTTCTGCCTGAACGATTTGCCGGTCATGCGGTCGCTGGGGATCTATCGCGAGCAGGCCTTCGGCGAGAATGGCGGCCACCAGCCGGTCTGA